In one Oscillospiraceae bacterium genomic region, the following are encoded:
- a CDS encoding ABC transporter ATP-binding protein gives MSKGEILLEVKNLKKYFPVKGTKGPGVQAVENVSLYIEKGETLGLVGESGCGKTTLGRTILQLHQPTSGRIVYGGETIFEGEDPFKPGPQGQLERVKVPKPKTVNMLPYRRKMQIIFQDPSASLDPRMTVGEIIGEALDIHKLYSSKAERTERIKELLGQVGLNTEHANRYPHEFSGGQQQRVGIARALAVKPEFIVCDEPISALDVSIQSQVVNMLEDMQQELGLTYLFIAHDLSVVRHISRRIGVMYLGCMVELAESYELNKNPLHPYTKTLLSAVPVPDPEVSRSRQRIVLEGDIPSPMNPPTGCRFHTRCPYATEKCKEAVPEFKEHAPGHWAACHLLG, from the coding sequence ATGAGTAAGGGCGAAATCCTGCTGGAAGTAAAGAACCTGAAAAAATACTTCCCCGTCAAGGGCACCAAGGGCCCCGGCGTCCAGGCGGTGGAGAACGTCTCCCTCTATATCGAGAAGGGCGAGACCCTGGGCCTGGTGGGCGAGTCCGGCTGCGGCAAGACCACCCTGGGGCGCACCATCCTCCAGCTCCACCAGCCCACCTCGGGCCGGATCGTCTATGGCGGCGAGACCATCTTCGAGGGGGAGGACCCCTTCAAGCCCGGCCCCCAGGGCCAGCTGGAGCGCGTCAAGGTGCCCAAGCCCAAGACCGTCAACATGCTGCCCTACCGCCGGAAGATGCAGATCATCTTCCAGGACCCCTCCGCCTCCTTGGACCCCCGCATGACGGTGGGCGAGATCATCGGCGAGGCGCTGGACATCCACAAGCTGTACTCCAGCAAGGCCGAGCGCACCGAGCGCATCAAGGAGCTGCTGGGCCAGGTAGGGCTGAATACCGAGCACGCCAACCGCTACCCCCACGAGTTCTCCGGCGGCCAGCAGCAGCGCGTGGGCATCGCCCGCGCCCTGGCGGTGAAGCCCGAGTTCATCGTGTGCGACGAGCCCATCTCCGCCCTGGACGTGTCCATCCAGTCCCAGGTGGTCAACATGCTGGAGGATATGCAGCAGGAGCTGGGGCTGACCTACCTCTTCATCGCCCACGACCTGAGCGTGGTGCGCCACATCTCCCGGCGCATCGGCGTGATGTACCTGGGCTGCATGGTGGAGCTGGCCGAGAGCTACGAGCTGAATAAAAACCCGCTGCACCCCTACACCAAGACCCTGCTCTCCGCCGTGCCGGTGCCCGACCCCGAGGTCTCCCGTTCCCGGCAGCGCATCGTGCTGGAGGGCGACATCCCCTCCCCCATGAACCCCCCGACCGGCTGCCGGTTCCACACCCGCTGCCCCTATGCCACCGAGAAGTGCAAGGAGGCCGTGCCCGAATTCAAGGAGCACGCGCCGGGACATTGGGCAGCGTGTCATCTGCTGGGGTAA
- a CDS encoding acetyltransferase has product MVEIRASRQEEVPAQKQLWKLAFGDEDSYIDYFYQNYYSPENMMVLVEDGKLSTMLALFPMTLRAPEGVSARAAYVYALATDPAARKKGYGRQILHYLDFYLRQREVDCVTVVPAEPSLHKFFSSVDFDECFVTREVELLRELVEPGKAGDAIAPVEAGAYNRIRDGLLAGERYVAYSDALVDYQRGLSAMTGTDLFRLTVDGVEGCCAAEYLDDETVVLKELLIPERQMAGAAALVAGHLPALRYHIRTPAFWGGLPGSYTQPFGMVKWYSREKERLWGYAAGAYMGFGFD; this is encoded by the coding sequence ATGGTGGAGATACGCGCCTCGCGCCAAGAGGAGGTCCCGGCCCAGAAGCAGCTTTGGAAGCTGGCGTTCGGGGACGAGGACAGCTATATCGACTACTTTTACCAAAACTACTATTCCCCCGAGAACATGATGGTGCTGGTGGAGGACGGCAAGCTGTCCACCATGCTGGCCCTCTTTCCCATGACCCTGCGCGCCCCGGAGGGGGTGAGCGCCCGGGCGGCCTACGTCTACGCCCTGGCCACCGACCCGGCCGCGCGCAAGAAGGGGTACGGCAGGCAGATCCTGCACTACCTGGACTTCTACCTGCGCCAGCGGGAGGTGGACTGCGTCACCGTGGTGCCCGCCGAGCCCAGCCTGCACAAGTTTTTCAGCAGCGTGGATTTTGACGAGTGCTTCGTCACCCGGGAGGTGGAGCTGCTGCGGGAGCTGGTGGAGCCGGGCAAGGCGGGGGACGCCATCGCCCCGGTGGAGGCGGGGGCGTACAACCGCATCCGGGACGGGCTGCTGGCGGGGGAGCGCTACGTGGCCTACTCCGACGCGCTGGTGGACTACCAGCGGGGGCTGTCCGCCATGACGGGCACCGACCTGTTCCGCCTCACCGTGGACGGGGTGGAGGGCTGCTGCGCCGCCGAGTACCTGGACGACGAGACCGTGGTGCTCAAGGAGCTGCTTATCCCGGAGCGGCAGATGGCGGGGGCCGCGGCCCTGGTGGCCGGCCACCTGCCCGCCCTGCGCTACCACATCCGCACCCCGGCCTTCTGGGGCGGCCTGCCGGGGAGCTACACCCAGCCCTTTGGCATGGTAAAGTGGTATAGTAGAGAGAAAGAACGCCTCTGGGGCTACGCAGCGGGGGCCTATATGGGCTTCGGATTTGACTAA
- a CDS encoding amino acid ABC transporter permease, which yields MDFWSNFAAKFNTAFVTGERWKLYLQGLSATLQLTVIALILGIILGVVVAVIRTAHDQQRLGRRNPALGLLNAVCKVYTTVIRGTPMMVQLLIWGFVIFKTSRNHTMVGALGLGINSGAYVAEIVRGGLMSVDGGQNEAGRSLGMGYLDTMRFIVIPQAFKNILPALGNEFITLFKDTSLVSAIGGAELVYYAQAVGSKTYEVMFPLLGIAVMYLVVVMLLTWLQGKLERRLRQSDRR from the coding sequence ATGGATTTCTGGTCGAACTTTGCGGCAAAGTTCAACACGGCCTTCGTGACGGGAGAGCGCTGGAAGCTCTACCTCCAGGGCCTGTCCGCCACCCTGCAGCTCACCGTGATCGCCCTGATCCTGGGCATCATCCTGGGCGTGGTGGTGGCCGTCATCCGCACCGCCCACGACCAGCAGCGGCTGGGCCGCCGCAATCCCGCCCTGGGGCTGCTCAACGCCGTGTGCAAGGTGTACACCACCGTCATCCGCGGCACCCCCATGATGGTGCAGCTCCTGATCTGGGGCTTCGTCATCTTCAAGACCAGCCGCAACCACACCATGGTGGGCGCGCTGGGCCTGGGCATCAACTCGGGCGCCTACGTGGCCGAGATCGTCCGCGGCGGGCTCATGAGCGTGGACGGCGGCCAGAACGAGGCGGGCCGCTCCCTGGGCATGGGCTATCTGGACACCATGCGCTTTATCGTCATCCCCCAGGCCTTCAAGAACATCCTGCCCGCCCTGGGCAACGAGTTCATCACCCTGTTCAAGGACACCTCCCTGGTCTCCGCCATCGGCGGGGCGGAGCTGGTGTACTACGCCCAGGCCGTGGGCTCCAAGACCTATGAGGTCATGTTCCCCTTGCTGGGCATCGCGGTCATGTACCTGGTGGTGGTCATGCTGCTGACCTGGCTCCAGGGCAAGCTGGAAAGGAGGCTGCGTCAAAGTGATCGACGTTGA
- the artI gene encoding basic amino acid ABC transporter substrate-binding protein, with protein sequence MKHLKKLGALTLALALTLSLAACSGGTGNAATPAPESAAPSPQSAAPAPESAAPAGELATVEAGKLHMSTNAAFPPYEMIADDGSFEGIDVEVAGAIAAKLGLELVVDDMGFDAALLAAQNGQSDIVMAGVTVTAERQAVMDFSDSYANGVQVIIVKEDSPIATVDDLANADKIGTQRGTTGYLYCSDTPDNGGYGEEHVTAFDTGATAIQALLNGQVDAVVIDNMPAQEFVKANAGLKILDTEFANEDYAIGMAKGNTALLEAVNNALQELTADGTLQSIVDKYITAG encoded by the coding sequence ATGAAACATCTGAAGAAGCTGGGCGCGCTGACCCTCGCCCTTGCGCTGACCCTTTCCCTGGCCGCCTGCTCCGGCGGCACCGGCAACGCCGCCACCCCCGCCCCTGAGAGCGCCGCTCCCTCCCCCCAGTCCGCGGCCCCGGCCCCTGAGAGCGCCGCCCCCGCCGGGGAGCTGGCCACCGTGGAGGCCGGCAAGCTCCACATGTCCACCAACGCCGCCTTCCCTCCCTATGAGATGATCGCCGACGACGGCTCCTTCGAGGGCATCGACGTGGAGGTGGCGGGCGCCATCGCCGCCAAGCTGGGCCTGGAGCTGGTTGTGGACGATATGGGCTTCGACGCCGCCCTGCTGGCCGCCCAGAACGGCCAGAGCGACATCGTCATGGCGGGCGTCACCGTCACCGCCGAGCGCCAGGCGGTTATGGACTTCTCCGACAGCTACGCCAACGGCGTCCAGGTCATCATCGTCAAGGAGGACTCCCCCATCGCCACCGTGGACGACCTGGCCAACGCCGACAAGATCGGCACCCAGCGGGGCACCACCGGCTACCTCTACTGCTCCGACACCCCTGACAACGGCGGCTACGGTGAGGAGCACGTCACCGCGTTCGACACCGGCGCCACCGCCATCCAGGCCCTGCTCAACGGCCAGGTGGACGCCGTGGTCATCGACAACATGCCCGCCCAGGAGTTCGTCAAGGCCAACGCGGGCCTGAAGATCCTGGACACCGAGTTCGCCAACGAGGACTACGCCATCGGCATGGCCAAGGGCAACACCGCCCTGCTGGAGGCCGTGAACAACGCCCTCCAGGAGCTGACCGCCGACGGCACCCTCCAGTCCATCGTCGACAAGTACATCACCGCCGGTTAA
- a CDS encoding ABC transporter substrate-binding protein, with protein MKKTKLLSLLLAVAMVAGLFAGCSNTTETPSQAPATQAPESQAPAPETQAPAPSGTFDLSVCIASEPQTIDPALNSAVDGAVMTQHMFEGLMKWVDNGVGVEDATINYAELVPGQAASYDKVVHEADDPEKGITAGMVTYTFHLRDDIKWSDGKPVTAGDFEYAWKRLVDLETAADYRNMASSVVGYNEISDGTAAADTLMAKAIDDKTFQVTLYTDLPYFLELCAFPALLPIREDTIAANGDQWTFSPETYLTNGAYKMSEWVHNQKIVMVKNDQYYDYANLGPDSITFTLTDDQNAMLAGFRSNELQFIEDMPVDEIATLLSTGELKIIPYLGTYYVCYQNEKAPFDDWRVRKAFTLAINSQYIVDYVTQTGQIPANGWVPSGISDAEPNSDFRANGGAYWEAPTTDEIYQKNLAEANKLLDEAGYTDRSTFPVVEYLYNTSDNHKAIGEALQQQWQEGLGVTVTLKNQDWSVFLETRKQGDYQIARNGWINDYNDPMGFLDMWLTGGGNNDAQYANPDYDALIQKALSTSDAAERMQAMHDAEDLIIGQDWALGPIYFYTQKYMMQDNVGGVYYTPLGFFFFMYATQK; from the coding sequence ATGAAGAAGACGAAACTTCTGTCTCTGCTCCTGGCCGTGGCCATGGTGGCCGGCCTGTTTGCCGGCTGCTCCAATACCACCGAGACTCCGAGCCAGGCGCCCGCGACTCAGGCTCCCGAGAGCCAGGCGCCCGCCCCTGAGACTCAGGCGCCCGCCCCCAGCGGCACGTTCGACCTGAGCGTGTGCATCGCGTCCGAGCCGCAGACCATCGACCCCGCCCTGAACAGCGCCGTTGACGGCGCCGTCATGACCCAGCACATGTTCGAGGGTCTGATGAAGTGGGTGGACAACGGCGTGGGCGTCGAGGACGCCACCATCAACTACGCCGAGCTGGTGCCCGGCCAGGCCGCCAGCTATGACAAGGTTGTCCACGAGGCGGACGATCCCGAGAAGGGCATTACCGCCGGCATGGTGACCTACACCTTCCATCTGCGCGACGACATCAAGTGGTCCGACGGCAAGCCCGTCACCGCCGGTGACTTCGAGTACGCCTGGAAGCGCCTGGTGGATCTGGAGACCGCGGCCGACTACCGCAACATGGCCAGCTCCGTGGTGGGCTACAACGAGATCAGCGACGGCACCGCCGCCGCCGACACTCTGATGGCCAAGGCCATCGACGACAAGACCTTCCAGGTCACCCTGTACACCGACCTGCCCTACTTCCTGGAGCTGTGCGCCTTCCCCGCCCTGCTGCCCATCCGTGAGGACACCATTGCCGCCAACGGCGACCAGTGGACCTTCTCCCCCGAGACCTACCTCACCAACGGCGCTTACAAGATGAGCGAGTGGGTACATAACCAGAAGATCGTCATGGTCAAGAACGACCAGTACTATGACTACGCCAACCTGGGCCCCGACTCCATCACCTTTACCCTGACCGACGACCAGAACGCCATGCTGGCCGGCTTCCGCTCCAACGAGCTGCAGTTCATCGAGGATATGCCCGTTGACGAGATCGCCACCCTGCTGTCCACCGGCGAGCTGAAGATCATCCCCTACCTGGGCACCTACTATGTGTGCTACCAGAACGAGAAGGCCCCCTTCGACGACTGGCGCGTGCGTAAGGCCTTCACCCTGGCCATCAACAGCCAGTACATCGTGGACTACGTGACCCAGACCGGCCAGATCCCCGCCAACGGCTGGGTGCCCTCCGGCATCTCCGACGCCGAGCCCAACTCCGACTTCCGCGCCAACGGCGGCGCCTACTGGGAGGCTCCCACCACCGACGAGATCTACCAGAAGAACCTGGCCGAGGCCAACAAGCTGCTGGACGAGGCCGGCTACACCGACCGCTCCACCTTCCCCGTGGTTGAGTACCTGTACAACACCTCCGACAACCACAAGGCCATCGGCGAGGCCCTGCAGCAGCAGTGGCAGGAGGGCCTGGGCGTGACCGTCACCCTGAAGAACCAGGACTGGTCCGTGTTCCTGGAGACCCGTAAGCAGGGCGACTACCAGATCGCGCGTAACGGCTGGATCAACGACTACAACGACCCCATGGGCTTCCTGGACATGTGGCTGACCGGCGGCGGCAACAACGACGCCCAGTACGCCAACCCCGACTACGACGCCCTGATCCAGAAGGCTCTGTCCACCTCTGACGCCGCTGAGCGTATGCAGGCCATGCACGACGCCGAGGACCTGATCATCGGCCAGGACTGGGCGCTGGGCCCCATCTACTTCTACACCCAGAAGTACATGATGCAGGACAACGTCGGCGGTGTGTACTACACCCCCCTGGGCTTCTTCTTCTTTATGTACGCCACCCAGAAGTAG
- the artM gene encoding peptide ABC transporter ATP-binding protein encodes MIDVEHLSKSFGDHLVLDDLNEHIDVGEKVVVIGPSGSGKSTFLRCLNLLEEPTGGSITFDGTVVTDPKTDINAVRRQMGMVFQHFNLFPNMTIRKNITLAPVRTKLMGQAEADDTATALLRRVGLEEKADAYPAQLSGGQKQRIAIVRALAMRPKLMLFDEPTSALDPEMVGEVLEVMKELAREGMTMVVVTHEMGFAREVGTRVLFMDGGKILEQNEPKAFFDHPREQRTVDFLSKVL; translated from the coding sequence GTGATCGACGTTGAGCATCTGAGCAAATCCTTCGGCGACCATCTGGTCCTGGACGATCTGAACGAGCACATTGACGTGGGGGAGAAGGTGGTGGTCATTGGGCCCTCCGGATCCGGCAAGTCCACCTTCCTGCGCTGCCTCAACCTGCTGGAGGAGCCCACCGGGGGCTCCATCACCTTCGACGGCACCGTGGTCACCGACCCCAAGACCGACATCAACGCGGTGCGCCGCCAGATGGGCATGGTGTTCCAGCACTTTAACCTCTTTCCCAACATGACCATCCGCAAAAACATCACCCTGGCCCCGGTGCGCACCAAGCTCATGGGCCAGGCCGAGGCCGACGACACCGCCACCGCCCTTCTGCGCCGGGTGGGCCTGGAGGAGAAGGCGGACGCCTACCCCGCCCAGCTCTCCGGCGGGCAGAAGCAGCGCATCGCCATCGTGCGGGCCCTGGCCATGCGGCCCAAGCTGATGCTCTTTGACGAGCCCACGTCCGCCCTGGACCCCGAGATGGTGGGCGAGGTGCTGGAGGTCATGAAGGAGCTGGCCCGCGAGGGGATGACCATGGTGGTGGTCACCCACGAGATGGGCTTCGCCCGCGAGGTGGGCACCCGGGTGCTCTTCATGGACGGGGGCAAAATCCTGGAGCAGAACGAGCCCAAGGCCTTCTTCGACCACCCCAGGGAGCAGCGTACCGTGGACTTCCTGTCCAAGGTGCTGTGA
- a CDS encoding peptide ABC transporter permease, which yields MAKYVVKRVLMAIVTILVVACITFFVMHAIPGNPWLSEKTPSPQVIEALNAKYGLDKPLPVQLVKYLGNMLQGDFGQSIKMQKNYPVINIIKEMFPVSAKIGLFALLWAVVVGVTLGCLAAYNRGTATDSTLRVVCTIGISMPSFVVASLLLFAFCGGVWKVFPTIFDGTPKSYVLPCLALGFYPMCYMARQTRAAMLDAINQEYIKTARAKGLKTAPIIFKHALRNALIPVITYLGPQVAFTLSGGFVVEKVFSIPGLGRYFVQAIPNRDYPVIMGTTIFLATFIIIMNLVVDILYKLVDPRINLTKGGN from the coding sequence ATGGCAAAATATGTGGTAAAGCGTGTCTTGATGGCTATCGTTACCATCCTGGTGGTGGCGTGTATTACCTTTTTTGTAATGCACGCGATCCCGGGTAACCCGTGGCTGTCGGAAAAGACGCCCTCCCCCCAGGTCATCGAGGCCCTGAACGCAAAGTACGGCTTGGATAAGCCCCTGCCCGTCCAGCTGGTCAAGTACCTGGGCAACATGCTGCAGGGGGACTTCGGCCAGTCCATCAAGATGCAGAAGAACTACCCCGTCATCAACATCATCAAGGAGATGTTCCCCGTCTCCGCCAAGATTGGCCTGTTCGCCCTGCTCTGGGCCGTTGTGGTGGGGGTGACGCTGGGCTGTCTGGCCGCCTACAACCGGGGCACCGCCACCGACAGCACCCTGCGGGTGGTGTGTACCATCGGCATCTCCATGCCGTCGTTCGTGGTGGCGTCGCTGCTGCTGTTCGCGTTCTGCGGAGGCGTGTGGAAGGTCTTCCCGACCATATTCGACGGCACGCCGAAGTCCTACGTGCTGCCGTGTCTGGCACTGGGCTTCTACCCCATGTGCTACATGGCCCGGCAGACCCGCGCCGCCATGCTGGACGCCATCAACCAGGAGTACATCAAGACGGCCCGGGCCAAGGGCCTGAAGACGGCGCCCATCATCTTCAAGCACGCCCTGCGCAACGCCCTGATCCCCGTCATCACCTACCTGGGGCCCCAGGTGGCCTTTACCCTGTCCGGCGGCTTCGTGGTGGAGAAGGTCTTCTCCATCCCCGGCCTGGGCCGCTACTTCGTGCAGGCCATCCCCAACCGCGACTACCCGGTGATCATGGGCACCACCATTTTCCTGGCGACCTTTATCATCATTATGAACCTGGTGGTGGACATCCTCTACAAGCTGGTCGACCCCAGAATCAATCTGACCAAGGGAGGGAACTAA
- a CDS encoding ABC transporter ATP-binding protein has product MAQNTNEQERYDAQLDAQADAADKSGKTLLEVKDLHVSFFTPAGEVKAVGGITYSLNYGEVMGIVGESGSGKSVEAYSIMGLLQSPGKVIGGSITFEGEDVLAYTKEQMTAFRGSKVSMIFQNPMTCLNPVYTVGNQLVEALRAHDKSISKETAAKRAMDMLELVGINNVAKRMKQYPHEFSGGMRQRVMIAMGLICHPQLLIADEPTTALDVTIQAQILELMKNLQKKTHMGIIFITHNLGVVAEICDKVSVMYAGRMVEQGPVDDIFYKPAHPYTMGLLRSMPRVDAEEHERLIPIEGTPVDMLNPPEGCPFAPRCEHAMKICLKKMPPYVDVGDGHRSACWLRVEEQKKGEPFCSRGGGARQDDQRKDGGSDE; this is encoded by the coding sequence ATGGCACAGAATACGAACGAACAGGAGCGCTACGACGCGCAGCTCGACGCCCAGGCGGACGCCGCCGACAAGAGCGGCAAAACCCTGCTGGAGGTCAAGGATCTCCACGTCTCCTTCTTCACCCCCGCCGGCGAGGTCAAGGCGGTGGGCGGCATCACCTACAGCCTGAACTACGGCGAGGTCATGGGCATCGTGGGCGAGTCCGGCTCCGGCAAGAGCGTGGAGGCCTACTCCATCATGGGCCTGCTCCAGTCCCCCGGCAAGGTCATCGGCGGGTCCATCACCTTTGAGGGCGAGGACGTGCTGGCCTACACCAAGGAGCAGATGACTGCCTTCCGGGGTAGCAAGGTATCCATGATCTTCCAAAACCCCATGACCTGCCTCAACCCGGTCTACACCGTGGGCAACCAGCTCGTCGAGGCCCTGCGGGCCCACGACAAGTCCATCTCCAAGGAGACCGCCGCCAAGCGGGCCATGGACATGCTGGAGCTGGTGGGCATCAACAACGTGGCCAAGCGGATGAAGCAGTACCCCCACGAGTTCTCAGGCGGCATGCGCCAGCGCGTCATGATCGCCATGGGCCTTATCTGCCACCCCCAGCTGCTGATCGCGGACGAGCCCACCACGGCTCTGGACGTGACCATCCAGGCACAGATCCTGGAGCTGATGAAGAACCTGCAGAAGAAGACCCACATGGGCATCATTTTCATCACCCACAACCTGGGCGTGGTGGCCGAGATCTGCGACAAGGTCTCCGTCATGTACGCCGGGCGGATGGTGGAGCAGGGGCCGGTGGACGACATCTTCTACAAGCCCGCCCACCCCTATACCATGGGCCTGCTGCGCTCCATGCCCCGCGTGGATGCGGAGGAGCACGAGCGCCTGATCCCCATCGAGGGCACCCCCGTGGATATGCTCAACCCGCCCGAGGGCTGCCCCTTCGCCCCCCGGTGCGAGCACGCCATGAAGATCTGCCTGAAAAAGATGCCCCCCTACGTGGACGTGGGCGACGGGCACCGCTCCGCCTGCTGGCTGCGGGTGGAGGAGCAGAAGAAGGGCGAGCCCTTCTGCTCCCGCGGCGGCGGCGCCCGCCAGGACGACCAGAGGAAGGACGGTGGAAGCGATGAGTAA